Proteins from a genomic interval of Verrucomicrobiota bacterium:
- a CDS encoding response regulator, with the protein MGKRILIVEDSQVLAMAYSLPFVRKGYRVEIVGDGRQALQLVRSFQPDVVLLDLVLPKVRGSVILEALRSSTATENLPVVVFTSSLLLPNEEVRMRRLANRFLHKAQTSPEQMLGIVEELLTSTPDASPNGEGSAPLSPPSVETPSPTPEPAPRLAEKETLMPSPSAELVAEPVHKELKPGSPPALVSLQPPPPVQKAPPPPVQPKPPPPVEDKAPVVPEPIRSAEAAAPVTADAAPILQELESHTRRLLMEQSEDAQGEMLVKIVERLRRLDEILPAATAGAFGRLLKVFESLAANLVENRKNRTPSATRTLLQACPILQRLFKDAQTARGFWEPPLAKILVVDDSVVSLKSTARALEAIQLECAAVADPLEAIALISANSFDLVVLDVDMPQMTGTDLCKKLRTLPQHAKTPVIFLTSLNRFDIRVTTTRAGGDDVVSKPFLAPELAVKTLTHMFRRHLDAAQPRVE; encoded by the coding sequence ATGGGTAAGAGAATTCTGATTGTCGAAGATTCGCAGGTCCTCGCGATGGCCTATTCGCTCCCGTTCGTCCGCAAGGGATACCGCGTGGAAATAGTTGGGGACGGCCGGCAAGCGCTCCAGCTCGTGCGGAGCTTTCAACCCGACGTGGTTCTGCTGGATCTGGTCCTCCCCAAGGTGCGCGGCAGCGTGATTCTGGAGGCGCTCCGCTCCAGCACCGCTACCGAGAATCTTCCGGTGGTTGTCTTCACAAGCTCCCTGCTGCTGCCCAACGAAGAAGTGCGCATGCGGCGGCTGGCCAACCGTTTTCTGCACAAGGCGCAGACTTCGCCGGAACAAATGCTCGGCATTGTGGAGGAACTCCTCACGTCCACGCCGGATGCCAGCCCGAACGGCGAGGGTTCCGCACCGCTAAGTCCGCCCTCCGTTGAGACGCCTTCACCAACGCCTGAACCTGCGCCGCGCTTGGCGGAGAAAGAAACCTTGATGCCATCGCCAAGCGCGGAGTTGGTCGCGGAGCCGGTTCACAAGGAATTGAAGCCCGGTTCGCCGCCTGCTCTCGTTTCCCTCCAGCCACCACCGCCTGTTCAAAAAGCGCCGCCTCCTCCCGTCCAACCCAAGCCGCCGCCGCCCGTCGAGGACAAGGCGCCTGTCGTCCCGGAGCCGATCCGATCGGCGGAAGCCGCGGCGCCTGTCACGGCTGACGCCGCGCCCATTTTGCAGGAACTCGAATCGCACACGCGCAGGCTGCTCATGGAGCAAAGCGAAGACGCGCAGGGCGAGATGCTGGTTAAGATCGTCGAGCGCTTGCGCCGCCTGGACGAGATCCTTCCTGCGGCCACGGCTGGCGCGTTTGGGCGTCTCTTGAAAGTGTTCGAGAGCCTGGCGGCCAATCTCGTGGAGAACAGGAAGAACCGCACGCCCTCCGCCACGCGCACGCTGCTGCAGGCTTGCCCGATTCTGCAACGCCTGTTCAAAGATGCGCAGACAGCCCGCGGTTTCTGGGAGCCTCCCCTGGCCAAGATACTGGTCGTGGATGATTCGGTCGTGTCGCTCAAATCGACTGCCCGCGCCCTCGAAGCGATTCAGTTGGAGTGCGCCGCCGTCGCGGATCCGCTGGAAGCGATTGCGCTCATTTCCGCGAATTCGTTCGATCTGGTCGTGCTCGACGTGGACATGCCGCAAATGACCGGGACGGATCTGTGCAAGAAGCTGCGCACGCTTCCGCAGCACGCCAAAACGCCGGTGATCTTCCTCACCTCGCTGAATCGATTCGACATTCGGGTCACCACGACGCGCGCGGGCGGCGACGATGTCGTGTCCAAGCCCTTTCTCGCGCCCGAACTCGCCGTCAAAACCCTCACACACATGTTCCGCAGGCATCTGGACGCGGCACAACCGAGAGTGGAGTGA
- a CDS encoding metallophosphoesterase family protein — protein sequence MIRLLLLLCFVAVSALADDVALVRVGETWRYFPAAAEPSGGGNAWSQIAFDDSKWLLGQAGFSAGLGTEATQLPEMFGVYVSAYFRKPFVLSDPAQIKWLTLRIDYDDGFVAYLNGKEIARRNMPGPAGSFVPFNAPATSAHRVGLVEEIDVRAFAGLLAPGTNVLAIQAHNSSLKDFDFVLVPELRGNFTRGPFLQNATSRSIQIIWKTLAPADTAIEYGTNSTLGLTLSDSTLATNHVATLTNLAPDTAYFYRVRSAANGQIAVSPVETFRTLKASGSLSFVVVGDTGVGSRAQYDIAEVMRKAKPDLVLHAGDVIYPSFTYTYADTRCLSVYGPHMKNVPYFFALGNHDLYSGDGPFLDAFYSPTNNVPLAVHAAERTSPEHYYSFDHGDAHFVVLFAPFLNQYQLKVDDPQHRWLAADLAASKKPWKFITLHHPMATSALHRFDDYNGNGIADRTDVLKSVLPLAAKHGVQMVIAGHDHVYERFNPTNAVYPIVSGGGGVGLYPLAELDATSAQIWIRHNCARVTIEGDRLLLEGLSQTGEVFDTMTIYRTLPPPKTFEAAWHTPVIESHPADDNDGNIYGQRFDFAGAPIPTLPGQFSNLGQAYVNNDRANVYVGIEQAMINPDNNIFLFLESPRVAGVTNLAQVGNGKIDPAGEGADGLDFLVNLSFTNFTPSLGCVLGDEWADVQSRSFVRPGLATSVGQGIFRLDAAISDVPGARFQQFNRSPQLGGVLGEQNANFIEIAIPYAALGNLQPGDTIKLGAVVGGGEFDLSPARQARQLDASFLGASLNGSGTGPVVLGGVSVQLAVDPDPDADGLASEVELRIRTDPNKPDTDADGLPDGWEVTHLLNPLLATADDGAAGDPDHDGFANLSEYLAGTNPRDARSALKVQLQPLGNQKYRLSWPSVPGRKYQVQAASSPFGVFADVASTNFPVRANSAVSIYEEDLSASLSGSRFYRVRLAQE from the coding sequence ATGATTCGTCTGCTGTTGCTGCTTTGCTTTGTTGCGGTGTCCGCGCTCGCCGACGACGTGGCGTTGGTCCGCGTGGGAGAAACCTGGCGCTACTTCCCGGCCGCGGCGGAGCCGTCCGGCGGCGGCAACGCCTGGAGTCAGATCGCATTCGACGACTCGAAATGGCTCTTGGGGCAAGCCGGATTCAGCGCGGGACTCGGGACTGAAGCCACGCAGTTGCCGGAGATGTTCGGAGTTTACGTCTCGGCTTATTTCCGAAAGCCGTTCGTCCTTTCCGATCCCGCTCAGATCAAATGGCTGACGCTGCGGATCGATTACGACGATGGTTTCGTCGCGTACCTGAACGGAAAAGAAATCGCGCGGAGGAATATGCCGGGACCTGCCGGCAGCTTCGTGCCATTCAACGCGCCCGCGACCAGTGCCCACCGCGTCGGCCTGGTGGAGGAGATCGACGTCCGCGCGTTTGCCGGATTGCTCGCGCCGGGGACAAACGTCCTGGCCATTCAAGCGCACAATTCGTCGTTGAAAGATTTTGATTTCGTCCTGGTTCCGGAACTGCGCGGGAATTTCACGCGCGGCCCCTTTCTCCAAAACGCCACCAGCCGGAGCATTCAGATCATTTGGAAAACGCTGGCCCCGGCCGACACCGCCATTGAATACGGAACCAATTCCACACTCGGACTGACTCTGTCGGATTCCACGTTGGCGACCAACCACGTGGCCACGCTGACGAATCTCGCGCCGGACACGGCTTACTTCTATCGCGTGCGCAGCGCCGCGAACGGACAGATCGCGGTTTCGCCGGTGGAGACATTTCGCACGCTCAAAGCCAGCGGGTCGCTGAGCTTCGTCGTGGTCGGCGACACCGGGGTTGGTTCCCGCGCGCAATACGACATCGCCGAGGTCATGCGCAAGGCGAAGCCGGATCTCGTGCTCCACGCCGGGGACGTGATTTATCCGTCCTTCACTTACACCTACGCCGACACACGATGTTTGAGCGTGTACGGACCGCACATGAAGAACGTCCCGTACTTTTTCGCGCTGGGGAACCACGACCTCTATTCCGGAGACGGGCCGTTTCTGGATGCCTTTTATTCGCCGACGAACAACGTCCCGCTGGCGGTCCACGCCGCGGAGAGGACCAGCCCGGAGCACTATTACTCCTTCGATCACGGCGATGCGCATTTTGTAGTCTTGTTTGCGCCTTTCCTCAACCAATACCAACTCAAAGTGGACGACCCGCAGCACAGATGGCTCGCGGCAGACCTGGCCGCCTCGAAGAAGCCGTGGAAATTCATTACCCTGCACCATCCGATGGCCACTTCCGCGCTGCACCGGTTCGATGACTACAACGGCAATGGCATCGCCGACCGCACCGATGTCCTGAAATCCGTGCTGCCGCTCGCCGCCAAACACGGCGTGCAGATGGTCATCGCGGGACACGATCACGTGTACGAGCGCTTCAATCCGACCAACGCGGTTTATCCCATCGTTTCGGGCGGAGGCGGCGTGGGGCTTTATCCTTTGGCGGAACTGGACGCGACGAGCGCTCAAATCTGGATTCGGCACAATTGCGCGCGAGTGACGATCGAAGGAGATCGCCTGCTGCTCGAAGGGCTTTCGCAGACGGGCGAGGTCTTCGACACCATGACGATTTATCGGACGCTGCCGCCGCCGAAGACCTTCGAAGCCGCCTGGCACACGCCAGTGATCGAGTCGCACCCGGCGGATGACAACGACGGCAACATTTACGGGCAGCGGTTTGATTTCGCGGGCGCGCCGATCCCGACGTTGCCCGGGCAATTCTCGAACTTGGGCCAGGCCTATGTGAACAACGACCGCGCGAATGTGTACGTAGGAATCGAGCAAGCCATGATCAACCCGGACAACAACATCTTCCTGTTTCTCGAATCGCCCCGCGTCGCCGGAGTGACGAATCTCGCGCAAGTCGGGAACGGCAAAATTGATCCCGCGGGCGAAGGCGCCGACGGCCTGGATTTTCTGGTGAATCTTTCCTTCACAAATTTCACCCCGAGCCTGGGCTGCGTTCTGGGGGATGAATGGGCGGACGTTCAGTCACGCTCCTTCGTGCGCCCTGGCCTGGCGACGAGCGTGGGCCAGGGGATCTTCCGGTTGGACGCCGCAATCAGTGACGTGCCTGGCGCCCGGTTCCAGCAATTCAATCGTTCTCCACAATTGGGCGGAGTCCTGGGCGAACAGAACGCCAATTTCATCGAAATCGCCATTCCCTACGCCGCACTGGGCAATTTGCAGCCAGGCGATACGATCAAGCTTGGCGCCGTGGTGGGCGGAGGCGAATTTGATTTGAGTCCCGCGCGGCAGGCTCGTCAGTTGGACGCGAGTTTCCTCGGCGCGTCTCTCAACGGGTCTGGAACCGGGCCGGTGGTCCTTGGCGGAGTCAGCGTCCAACTCGCCGTCGATCCCGATCCCGACGCGGACGGATTAGCCAGCGAAGTCGAATTGCGCATCCGGACCGACCCGAACAAGCCAGATACGGACGCCGACGGCCTGCCGGACGGCTGGGAAGTGACGCACTTGCTAAATCCCTTGTTAGCCACGGCGGACGATGGCGCGGCTGGGGATCCTGATCATGATGGGTTCGCCAACTTGTCCGAATATCTGGCGGGCACGAATCCGCGGGATGCCCGGTCCGCGCTCAAGGTCCAACTCCAGCCGTTGGGGAACCAGAAGTACCGGCTTTCCTGGCCTTCCGTCCCCGGCCGGAAATATCAAGTCCAAGCCGCGTCCAGTCCGTTCGGGGTTTTCGCCGACGTGGCGAGCACGAACTTTCCGGTGCGGGCGAATTCAGCCGTTTCGATTTACGAAGAGGATTTGAGCGCCTCGCTCTCCGGTTCACGATTCTACCGAGTCCGTCTAGCGCAGGAGTGA